The Streptomyces sp. NBC_00306 sequence GACATGACATGACGGATCGCGCCGTCACACTCGTCGGCCGTCACCCGGATCACGGCCGAGGCTGCGTCGGGCTGCGGCAAGCCGCTGCGGTCCGCTTCCCCGACGCGGGTGCCGCCGCACACAATCGGTGAAGCGTTCTCCGCCGGATTCGTCAACAGGTCCGGCGGTGTGGTGAGTTGCTTCCTGGGAGCGGGTAGGGCGAAGGCGTCACGGCGAGCCCATGCCGGATGTGCGAAAGGTCGGTGGAGTTGTCCGCATCCGGAATCCGCTACCGGGACCTGATGTCTCGTGAGCCACTGCTGTGGGGCCTGGTCGCGCTGACGAGCAAGACTCCGGTGGCCATGGCGCCACTGGCCCTGGTGTTTCTGACCCGGCAGAGCCCGTACGGCTACGCCTTCGGCGCGATCCTGGCCTCCGTGTACGTCCTGGGGGAGGTGGCCGGGGCGCCTCTGCTCGGGACTCGGCCGGGCCGGGGCCGTATGCGGTGGCACCTGTCGTTCGGGCTGATGGCGGGTGCGCTCGCCTTCGGTGCGCTGCCGCTCGCGGTCTCCGCCCCGCCCTCCGTACTGATCGGCCTCGCCTTCGTGGCCGGCGTGGCTCCGGCAGCCTGCCCCGGAGGCATCCGGGCGATGCTGACCCGTCTGGTGGCCGACAACACGGTGCCGCGCGCACTGAGTGCCGAGGCCATGCTGACGCAGATCGTCTGGGCCGCGGCGCCCGGCCTGGTGGTCCTGCTGGCTCTCCAGGTCCACCCCGGAGCCCCGCTGATGGTGGTCGCACTGCTCGCCGCCACCGCGTCGGTCCTGCTGCTCCGGCTCCCGGAACCCGAGGAGCCCGAATCAGCCGGACCGCCGAGCAGGCCGATGACGGCGACCCTGCTCACCGGCTGGCCCGTCTACCTCACCAGCGCGGCCTCCATGGCGATGCTGGCCACCGCCGAACTGGTGCTCCCGGCCCTCCTCGAGGAGCGGCACATCGCGGTGGGGTGGGCGGGGCCGCTGCTCGCCGGCTTCGCATTGGCCGGCGCTGCGGGCGCGTTCTGCTACGGCCTGCGGACCTGGCCCGGCTCGGTACGGACCCAGAGCCTCGTGTTCCTCGTCGGCACCTCAGGGTGCCTCGCTCTGGTCACCGTTCTGCCCGGTGTGACGGGCATCGCCGCCGGCCTTCTGCTGACGGGCGTCCTCCAGGCCGGTGTCATGATCGCGCGCACGCTCAGCCTCCGGGAACGCCTTCCTCAGCACGCTCACGCTGCCGCGTACTCGGTGATGTACGCGGTCGGGGGCGTGGGGTACAGCCTCGCCGCGTCCCTCTCCGCCGTGGTGTCGGACCTGGCGAACGCCTCGGTCGCGATTCTCGGCGGTGTCATGGTCACCCTCCTCATCACCGCGGTCAGCGCCCTGGCCGAAAGCCGCCGCCCCGCGCCCCGGATCCCACACCCGGGCCGAGCCACCGACCCGCACTGACGCGTACCGGAGGCAGACTTCGCGCCCATGGCGGCCGCCGGACCGCGGTGTACGACAGGGGGCCCACCTCCGTCGTAGGCTGCACCTCGCACGTTCTGGGACTGGAGGCTGAGATGGCCGTGACGACGTCGACCGAGACGACGGTGGCCGAGGTGATGGCCGAGCTGGCCACCCTCGAGGACCCGAAAGCACGCGCGGTGAACGAGCGGCACGGTGACGATCACGGCGTGAACCTCAGCAAGCTGCGCGCGGTCGCGAAGCGTCTGAAGACGCAGCAGGAACTCGCCTGCCGGCTCTGGGAGACGGGTGACACCGCGGCGAGACTGCTGGCGCTCCTGATCTGCCGCCCGAAGGCGTTCGAGCGTGACGCATTGGACGCGATGCTGCGCGAGGCGCGCCCGCCCAAGGTGCACGACTGGCTCGTGAACTACGTGGTCAAGAAGAACCCGCACTCCGAAGAGCTGCGTCAGGCGTGGTCAGCCGATCCGGACCCGGTGGTCGCGAGCGCCGGCTGGGCGCTGACCACCGAACGCGTCGCGAAGAAGCCCGAAGGTCTCGATCTCGTGGGACTGCTCGACGTCATCGAGGCGGAGATGAAGGACGCCCCGGATCGTCTCCAGTGGGCGATGAACCACTGCCTGGCGCAGATCGGCATCGAGCACGCGGAGCACCGCACCCGCGCCCTCGCCATCGGGGAGCGCTTGGAGGTGCTCAAGGACTACCCGACGTCGCCGGGCTGTACGTCTCCGTTCGCGCCGATCTGGATCTCCGAGATGGTGCGCCGCCAGGACGCCAAGTAGGTTGCCCATGGCCTCGGCCGGCCGCAGCGGACACCAGCGGCCATAAGGGGCCTCACGCCGCTCCACGGGCTTGCCGGGTGCGGGGCGCTACGGCGATGCTGGGCCCGTGCCGGGGCAGAGGAAGCGGAAGCGACAGCAGCAGGACAGGGCCCGGCGGGACGCTGACCGCTTCGCCCCTGAGGCAGGACGCTGGGACGTGCTGTTCGAGACTCAGGACGCGTCGGAATGGCGTGCGCGGGTTCGGCGCTTGCGAGCAGACGGTGAGCAGATCGACTGGACAGCGATCCGCATGGACACACTCTGCGGGCGGTCGGCTCACCCGACGACCTACCGGCTGAGCCTGTTCGTCCCGGCCGCGGGGCCCGTCGCCGAGGACGACCACCACTGACGGCGGGCAGCCGGACTGCGCCACTCGACCGCGTTCACCGTCCGGCGAAGATCCCTCCTGTTCCCTTTGCGTCACTTGGCGGGATACTGTCCCTGCGTAAAGATCAAGGGCAGGGGTGGGACACATGCATGCAGACGAACCAGCGCGCCGGGGGCGCCCGCCGGGCGGGCAGACGGACGCGGACGGTTTGACGAGCAGGCAGGCCGCCGTGGTGAACTTCATCGAGCAGACCGTGGCCCGCAAGGGATACCCGCCGTCGATGCGTGAGATCGGCGAAGCGGTGGACCTCAAGTCGACCTCGTCGGTCGCGCATCAGCTGATGACGCTGGAACGCAAGGGCTTCGTCGAACGTGACCCGCATCGCCCCCGCGCCTACCGGGTCCGCAGACGCCTCACCTCCGACTCCGGCCAGGCGCCCGCCCCGACCCGTACGCAGGGGCACACGGCCGATGTGCCGCTTCTGGGACGTATCGCGGCCGGACCCCCGATCCTCGCCGACGAATCCGTCGAAGACGTCCTGACCCTGCCGAGGCAACTGGTCGGCGAGGGCGAGCTGTTCGCGCTGACCGTGGTCGGCGACAGCATGATCGACGCGGCGATCCGCGACGGCGACATCGTCACCGTCCGCCGCCAGCAGACAGCCGACCACGGTGACACGGTGGCGGCCCTCCTCGACGGCGAAGCGACCGTGAAACGCCTCCACCGCGAAGCGGGCGAAGTCTGGCTGATGCCGGCGAACCCGGCCTACCAGCCGCTGCGCGGCGACCAGGCACGGATCCTCGGCAAGGTTGTGGCACTCATGCGGCGCTTCTGAGGCCCCCGAGCACGATCGGGCGCAGTAGGCCGCGGTTCGTCGACGAGGGCGACGAGGGTGCGCCGTAGCGGAACATGCAGGGGCGTGAGTTCGTCAGTCGGGCAGCGGAATGCGGATGACGGGGTCGAAGGGGCGCTTGTTGAAGCCGGCGCGCACGTTCCGGCAGTTCGGTGCCGTGCACATGAAGAACCCTCCGACGTTCCTCAGGCTCGTGCGCTCCTTGAGCCAGAGCTTCTCCGGGCCGGTCAGAGGACGGTGCGGTTCGTCGGAGTCGCAGGTGTAGCAGAATTTCGTGTTGCGTGGCACGACACCTCCTGAGAAGGACGGGCAGGCCAAGTGGCAAGCATATGTGGATATGTGAGTGTCAGGCAGCCGTCGTAGCCGACTTTGTCGGCGTTTGCCGCCGCTGAGCAGCGCATCCGGGCGCGCCCCTTGCCGGCAAAGCGCTGCTGTACGGCCTGCCGGCTCACGCCCAGGTTTCCCACCGCGTCCCAGCTCGCCCGGCGGCTCTCGCGCCCTGGACCGACTCGCGGAGCAACCGGCTCGTCTCCTCCGCGCCGATGCGGGCGGCAGCGACGAGTCGGAGACAGCC is a genomic window containing:
- a CDS encoding MFS transporter, whose product is MSREPLLWGLVALTSKTPVAMAPLALVFLTRQSPYGYAFGAILASVYVLGEVAGAPLLGTRPGRGRMRWHLSFGLMAGALAFGALPLAVSAPPSVLIGLAFVAGVAPAACPGGIRAMLTRLVADNTVPRALSAEAMLTQIVWAAAPGLVVLLALQVHPGAPLMVVALLAATASVLLLRLPEPEEPESAGPPSRPMTATLLTGWPVYLTSAASMAMLATAELVLPALLEERHIAVGWAGPLLAGFALAGAAGAFCYGLRTWPGSVRTQSLVFLVGTSGCLALVTVLPGVTGIAAGLLLTGVLQAGVMIARTLSLRERLPQHAHAAAYSVMYAVGGVGYSLAASLSAVVSDLANASVAILGGVMVTLLITAVSALAESRRPAPRIPHPGRATDPH
- a CDS encoding DNA alkylation repair protein yields the protein MAVTTSTETTVAEVMAELATLEDPKARAVNERHGDDHGVNLSKLRAVAKRLKTQQELACRLWETGDTAARLLALLICRPKAFERDALDAMLREARPPKVHDWLVNYVVKKNPHSEELRQAWSADPDPVVASAGWALTTERVAKKPEGLDLVGLLDVIEAEMKDAPDRLQWAMNHCLAQIGIEHAEHRTRALAIGERLEVLKDYPTSPGCTSPFAPIWISEMVRRQDAK
- the lexA gene encoding transcriptional repressor LexA, translating into MHADEPARRGRPPGGQTDADGLTSRQAAVVNFIEQTVARKGYPPSMREIGEAVDLKSTSSVAHQLMTLERKGFVERDPHRPRAYRVRRRLTSDSGQAPAPTRTQGHTADVPLLGRIAAGPPILADESVEDVLTLPRQLVGEGELFALTVVGDSMIDAAIRDGDIVTVRRQQTADHGDTVAALLDGEATVKRLHREAGEVWLMPANPAYQPLRGDQARILGKVVALMRRF